One genomic region from Amblyraja radiata isolate CabotCenter1 chromosome 17, sAmbRad1.1.pri, whole genome shotgun sequence encodes:
- the LOC116982635 gene encoding interleukin-17C-like, with translation MAMWRVQLVFVLLCLRGGAARRRRRAVTELCFDPEELQDPCEGMRKILGRASTGRFPAFDLVKQLELRQKEQRQKEPEPCPKLGFRPPGNADLGHRSISPWEYWIQYDADRYPTKLAFARCLCQGCIDVETGEETRALNSMLLEQSQLVLRRQPCPGQEGFYSFKLEYIMVPVGCTCVLPRGNS, from the exons CTTGTGTTCGTGCTCTTGTGTCTGCGCGGCGGGGCGGCGCGCCGGCGGAGGCGGGCGGTCACCGAGCTGTGCTTCGACCCGGAGGAGCTGCAGGATCCGTGCGAAGGGATGCGGAAGATCCTGGGCAGGGCCAGCACGGGTCGCTTCCCCGCCTTCGACCTCGTCAAACAGCTGGAGCTGCGGCAGAAGGAGCAGCGGCAGAAGGAGCCGGAACCCTGCCCCAAGCTCGGTTTCCGGCCCCCGGGCAACGCCGACCTCGGGCACCGCTCCATCTCACCCTGGGAGTACTG GATCCAATACGACGCGGACCGCTACCCCACGAAGCTGGCCTTCGCTCGCTGCTTGTGCCAAGGCTGTATCGACGTGGAGACGGGCGAGGAGACGCGGGCGCTGAACTCGATGCTCCTGGAGCAGAGCCAGCTGGTGCTGCGGCGGCAACCTTGCCCGGGACAGGAGGGATTCTACAGCTTCAAGCTGGAGTACATCATGGTGCCGGTGGGCTGCACATGTGTATTGCCCCGGGGTAACTCATAG